One Neodiprion pinetum isolate iyNeoPine1 chromosome 1, iyNeoPine1.2, whole genome shotgun sequence genomic window carries:
- the LOC124214990 gene encoding very-long-chain enoyl-CoA reductase codes for MEIEVCTAGNSKLIATVNVTSDTTVKEIKQQLHKLKKAPYPERQSLRSDSKGKSLADTETIKSLGIRAGGKLYLKDLGPQIGWRTVFLVEYAGPIFVYLWLYQRPWLFYGNVATAKVEPVVDWAAACWVIHYAKRLLETIFVHRFSHGTMPLRNLFKNCSYYWLFAMYVAYHINHPLYTAPDQSVSYIGLAIFAISELGNLSIHLALRNLRPAGTTIRKIPVGTGNPLTALFNFVSCPNYTYEFGSWLGFTIMTKCLPAGIFALAGMYQMTMWALGKHRAYKKEFSNYPHNRKAIIPFLL; via the exons ATGGAG ATCGAAGTTTGTACCGCTGGTAATTCCAAGCTCATAGCAACGGTGAAT GTGACCTCTGATACCACCGTTAAAGAGATAAAACAACAACTACACAAGCTGAAAAAAGCACCATACCCAGAACGGCAAAGCTTGCGGTCAGATTCCAAAGGTAAATCGCTGGCAGATACAGAAACTATTAAATCACTAGGTATCAGGGCTGGTGGAAAATTGTACTTAAAGGACCTTGGGCCTCAGATTGGATGGAGAACTGTATTTCTCGTTGAGTATGCAGGACCAATTTTTGTCTATCTTTGGCTTTACCAGCGCCCATGGCTATTTTATGGTAACGTCGCAACAGCAAAAGTCGAGCCAGTTGTCGA cTGGGCAGCAGCTTGTTGGGTAATACATTATGCCAAACGGTTATTGGAAACGATTTTCGTCCACCGCTTCAGTCATGGTACCATGCCACTGCGGAATCTTTTCAAGAATTGTTCGTATTACTGGTTATTTGCGATGTATGTTGCCTACCACATCAATCATCCATTATATACCGCTCCCGATCAGTCAGTGTCATACATTGGACTCGCCATTTTCGCAATATCCGAATTGGGGAATTTGAGCATACATTTGGCTTTGAGAAATCTCAGACCTGCTGGAACTACAATCCGAAAAATTCCAGTTGGTACTGGAAATCCATTAACTGCACTGTTCAACTTTGTATCATGCCCAAATTACACATACGAATTTGGAAGTTGGCTTGGTTTCACCATCATGACAAAATGTCTTCCAG ccGGCATATTCGCATTGGCCGGAATGTACCAGATGACCATGTGGGCGTTAGGAAAGCATAGAGCTTATAAAAAGGAATTTTCAAACTATCCTCACAACCGTAAAGCTATTATACCTTTTCTTCTATAA